Below is a window of Fusobacterium varium DNA.
GTTGTGAAGGAAGAAATTGTAGTTCATGTGGCAGCTGTTGTAGTAATGATATGGACTATTCTAATGTAAAAGTTATTACAGAGAAAGCGATTTTAGAGTTTGATAAATAAATTATAATTTATCTAGCTAAGCTAGATTCTCTAATGTATCGTTAGTTTTTGACAAAGTACCTTTGCATTAGCGATTATTAATCAAGTTAAGTTATCAAAACTTATATTTTAAATATCAGCTAAATTCCATGTCAAAGAATAAAGAGAGAGTAAAACTCATCTGACTAAAATTCCGAAACTCGACTTCGTCTCAAACACGTCGGAATTTTTAGCGTCAGATTTCGTAACTCTCTCTAATATTCTTCTCCAAATTTCATTTTAGCTGATATTAGGAGAAAAAACAAATTATAGTTTAATAAATTTATATAGGAGTTAATAAACTGATAAATATTTATTAGTTTACAATAACTCCTTTTATTATTTTTATAGATATATTAATTTGTGCTATAATAAAATAGATTAAGTAATTAAGGAGAAAAAAATGGGTAAATTAAAGAGAATAAAAACAGAGATAGAGGGAGTATATATTATTGAACCAACTATTTTTGGTGATGAGAGAGGATTCTTTTTTGAATCATATAATAAAAGAGATTTTCAGGAAATAGGAATATTAGATGAATTTGTACAAGATAACCATTCTAAATCAAGAAAAGGAGTATTGAGAGGATTACATTTTCAAACTGAGCATTCTCAAGGGAAATTGATAAGAGTAATTAAAGGTGGAGTTTTAGATATAGCAGTTGATTTAAGAGAAGATAGTTCAACTTTTGGGAAAAGTATAAAGGTAGAGTTAACAGAGGAAAATAAGAGAATGTTATATATTCCTAAAAATTTTGCACATGGATTTTTGACTATAACAGAAGAGGCTGAGTGTTTGTATAAATGCAATGATTATTACTATCCAGA
It encodes the following:
- the rfbC gene encoding dTDP-4-dehydrorhamnose 3,5-epimerase — its product is MGKLKRIKTEIEGVYIIEPTIFGDERGFFFESYNKRDFQEIGILDEFVQDNHSKSRKGVLRGLHFQTEHSQGKLIRVIKGGVLDIAVDLREDSSTFGKSIKVELTEENKRMLYIPKNFAHGFLTITEEAECLYKCNDYYYPEYESGIIWDDSELNIDWELKKYNLKKEDLIFSEKDKRHQSFREYINKAGEKR